The genomic region GACCAGGGGGTCAACGCCCATACTCTCATTGGAAAGTATCCTGAGGTAGAAGCTCTTGACCGGGTCAACTCCCAGGTTTAGGTACACCAAGAAGTTTGCATCCAAGAATATCAATCGTCAAACTCCTCCTCCAACACGACGCCCTTTAAATCTCCAAGGCTGGCCCTTCTTGCATACGCGATCCTTCTCTCGTGTTCCTCAAACTTCCTCTCCACCTCCTCCAGATCAACTTTCCTTTCCTTTTCCAGGACTATCTTGCCATTCTCTACCCTGAGTTCCAGGAAGTCGCCCTCATTGATGCCGAGCAGGTCTCTGACGTTCTTGGGGATTATCATGTAACCCTTCTTTCCTACCTCTACCCTAAGAGTCAATCCGGCTTCACTATGGTTTAACTGGCTAAACCAACTAAAAAATGTTGACTAAAAGTGTCTGGGTCTCATCTAAGCCACCACTCCACCAGGTAACTCGCGATTCTTAGGAGACTGTTTTGCCTTATCTCGACCTCCTTCACCCAATCCTGATTGCCACCGTATTCCCTGATCCATTCCTCTACCATTTTTCCGTCCACCTCCACATGAAATTGAAGACCAAGGGCATGACTGAATGAGAATGCTTGAAAATACTTCTCACTGTAGGCTAGAAGCTCAGATCCTTCGGGGAGAGAGAACGTATCACCGTGCCACTGAAATACCTCAACCTCGCCTAGGTTTGCAAGTTTCCCCATGAACTTGACCTTACCTATACCCAGTTCTGGACCGAAGGCTCCCTTCACAACCTTACCCCCAAGCGCATAGGAGAGGAGTTGCGCCCCTAAGCAGATTCCTAGGACCCTCTTATCCTCTGCTATTGCTTTTTGGATTAGATCAACCTCCCTCCTGAGATGTGGATATTTCTCCATCTCGTACACGCCCATGGGTCCTCCGAGGACGATGAGCCCTTCGAATTCCTCCTTTCCCGTTAGGTCCTCAGCGCTTACCGTCAGGGTACGTATTCCCTTGGAATCTAGTACTTGCTTCAGCGTACCCAATCCCTCGATAGGGTAATTTTGAATCACAAGAAACATGATCTCTAAAAGTACTTTGGGTTTAATATCCTCCTCCCTCATGACTTTGAATTGTTTTCAAATAGAGCTTCAGGAGTGGATGTCATGGCTAAACAGTAGAATCCGAATCCTAGCTGTCCAAGGTAAGCTACCTGATTCCTTAGGCAGTGATACCCAAACTTCAACCTAACAAATCTCAACTTGAACTATTGCGTTTTGCTTTTTAGGATATGCGATCAATATAATATTATGAGTCCCAAGAAAATTTATGACCTGTCCGTAACCCTCCAGCCTTACATGCCCATCTGGCCCACCAATCCAATGGTGGAGATAAAACCTGTGGGCATAATGAGCAGAGACGGATATAACGTCGAGACCATATCCTTTGCCACTCACACTGGAACTCACATAGACGCTCCCTATCACTTCGACGAGTATGGAGTTACTGTAGACAAGATTGACCTCCACGTACTAGTGAACAAGGGATACTGTATTTCACCCAAGACCAAGGGAAAGGAGATCACGGCAGAGGCACTGAAGGAAGTGTGGAAGCCTGAGTATGACGGGAAGACCATCCTAATCAGGACAGGATGGGATAAAAAGAGGGCCTTTACAAAGGAATTCCTCTACGATTTTCCTGGACTCTCCCTAGATGGGGCGGAGTTTATCATTTCCCATGGCGTCAAACTTGTGGGCATAGATACCCTGGGCATTGAGCCCTATGATCACACCGATTTCAGGGTTCATAAGAAGCTACTCAGTAGTGGCATCGTGGTAATAGAGGACCTAGCCAATCTAGATCAGCTAGAACCTGGGAAGGAATACCTTATCGTCGCGCTCCCAATCAAGGTAGGAAGGGGAAGCGGGGCGATGGCCAGGGTAATAGCAATGGAGGAGTAACATGAGAATCAACAACATAGACCAAGATGCGCTTCAGACCTTGAGGGAAAGGGGATCCAGGGAAGGATCAATTCCCATGGAGAGGCATATAGAGGGAGAGTTTAGACTAGAAGGCTCCCCTATGTTTGTTGCCGAAATGAAGACCGAAACCACAAAGGTAATAGTAACGGCTGACGAACCCAAGATCCTTGGCGGACAGGGAGTTCACGGAACACCCTTAAGCTACGTTCTATTCGGAGTCATGGCGTGCTTCGCCTCAACTCTCGCCTTAGAAGCCTCACAGGCTGGAATAGTTATGGAGAGGCTCAACGTGAGGGGACACATATACTATGATCTCGCTCCTGTGGTCACGGATAAGGAGGGCCCCATAATAAAGAAACTGGTCCTTGAGGTGATCAGCGATAAGGATCTTTCAAAGGTTTTAGAGAGGGCTGAGAGAAAATGCCCTGCTCTCTTCCTAGTGAAGAATCCGATCCCAGTGGAGGTTAGGCAAACAGGGGGCACTCGATAAGCTCAACGCCCCCTCATATTTCTTCTCGATAATTTCTGGCACGTTTATACCTGAAATTCTTCTAAGACGGGTTTTAATCTTGGATTTAAACCTATCGTAGAGTGCTACGCAGAACCTTGCCTGTCTAAATTTTGTTCATTTCTACCCTGAAATGCTTAAATACTCCACAGATTTCTTAGGTGTAAATGAGCAAGAAAGAACTTGCAAAGGGATCTGTTTCATATAGAGAAGTAGTGGCTCAAGGAGTGGGTGGAGCGGCCCCGGCAATGGCCAGCCTAGTGACGCTAACAGGGGCTGCAGCCTACGCCTATGGTTCTTTCCCGCTAGCTGTACTTTTAGCAACGGTAGCGGTACTCCTTGATGCTACTAGGTTATCCATTACAAGTAGATACGTTCAAAGTGCTAGAGGGATTTACGCATTCATCTCAGAAGGTTTGGGAAAGAAAGTTGGTTATTTTGTGGGTTGGGCTTACGTTCTCTACGCTCTTACGGCTCTAGTTTTTATCTACCTCTCCATAGGAGTATTTCTGCCAGGTGCATTGCAGGTACTTGGGATTAATACTCCGGGATGGATATGGGCTCCCCTAGTCGTGGCCGTCGCGCTATTTGGAGGAATCCTCTCCTACCTTGGAATAAGACCATCCCTCAAATTTACGCTCACCATGAGCATCCTTGAAATAGCGTTCATTCTGGGAACTTCCCTCTTAATCTTCACTAAGGTGTCGCCAGATCCTGCCACCTTTACTCTCAAGTACGCCCCACCGCCATCCGCATTCAACGTCGGAGTAGGCATGGCTTTCGTGTTCCTGGCCTTCGCGGGATATGAGACTACCTCAGTCCTAGGAGAGGAGGCTGTGGACCCTAAGAACACCATAACTAAGGGTGTCTTCACCAGTGCCTTGCTCGTGGGGATTACCTACCTTATGGCCAGCGAAGCCTTCACTGTGGGTTGGGGGGTCAACGACATGTCATCCTTCTTTAGCCAACTTGTTCCAGGCATCGTCCTGGGAATGAGATATGGAGGTTTCGTCCTGGCAGTTATCCTAACGATTCTGCTCATAAACAGCGGACTAACAGACTCTGTAACTTTCTTCAACACAGTATCCAGGGTGGTCTACGCCATGGCTAGGGACGGCGTCCTAGATAAGAGATTGGAGGGAATACATGATAACAACAGAACTCCCCACGTAGCCATCCTCTTCTCCCTTGCCTTCTCTCTTCTATACACTCTCATCTTCTCAGCAGCGATAGGGCCAGCTAACGTTTTCTTATCAGTTGGTATCACCACAACGTTCGGTTTCCTGATTGCCATATTTACTGCAAACATTAGTCTATTATTCATCTTAAGAAGGTTTAGCGCACTTAACGTGTGGAACGTTCTTCTCACGGTGATCATAAATGCGATTCTAGGATTCGTAATATTTGCCAACATAGTTACAACTGCAGTCAATTCCTTCGTTCTCATTGGAGTTGCTACATTCGCCGGCTGGATGATAATCGGGGCAATTTATTATTGGTTGAGAAAAGTAAGAGTATAAAAATTCTTTTTAGACTAAAGGGGAAGCGTCCATCCCAACGCAAAAGTGGTTATTGCAGCGAAAGTTAGATACATTAACCACACTGCAGTAATTAGATGGAACGCTCCCTTAATTCTGATCCATAATCTGGAACCGGTTAGACTTGCAGGTATATCGGAGATGTACACCAGCGTCAGAAGGGTGAAAAGTATGCCTACAGAAACATCACCAACATCATAGAATACTAACGCACCGATTATGGAAAGCCACAGGAAGGCTATGGCCATGTAGCCATCTATTCTCGTATCTCCTCCGAAATGCTTGTTTAGTCCCATGGCGAACCAATGAACTCCATAAGCTGTGAACGCTACAGCTGCCATGTAAATCGCGTTAGTCGTTGATACATGGAAAACAGTTATGTAAGTCCACAATATCAATCCAGTAAGGAATTGCATGAAACCTGGCATCCATAGTCCCCACTGTCCAAGACCTTTGTTCAGTGATTCCGAACTGCTGGGAAAGTTTGTCACTTCCCATCCTCCATAAACAAAATAGCCCGTACCAAGACCAAAAAATCCTACAGCTATTGGTAATAGGGGTAGAGCCATATTTATCCTAGTCGAAAAATTACAGATATTTCTTTTATAAAATTTTCCAGTAATTGCTCAATTAATACATTTACAAATATTAAAATCGACCTCCTAAGATACTTTTTATTAAATTAAAAGTCATACAAGTTTGATAAATTATTGAGTTTATTTTGAGTTTAGTCATTAAAAAATAAACTCAAGTAACAGGGTTGAACAAATCATTATAAACTAGCTTTCGAATTTTGTGCCATGAAATTGAAGGTAGGAGACCAAGCTCCAGATTTTGAGGGAGTAAGCGAGAGAGGAGATAAAGTAAGGCTCTCAGATTTCAGAGGAAAATACGTTGTGCTCTATTTCTATCCAAAGGACGATACACCTGGATGTAGGGCAGAGGCCCTTAGTTTCAAGGAAAACTGGGATGAGATATTAAAGAGGGGGGCCGTGGTCCTGGGGGTTAGCGGAGATTCCCCAGAATCACACGTAAGGTTCAAGGAGAAGTATGGCCTTCCCTTCACCTTGATCAGTGATGAAGGGGATAAAATAAGGGAACTATACGGGGCAAAGGGACTCCTCATTCCAGGTAGGGTTACCTTCGTGATTGATCCTGAGGGAAAGATCAGGTTAATTTATTCGTCACAAATGAATCCAACATCTCACGTGAAGGAAGCTCTGAAGGTTATACCTCCTGTACCTACAACCTGAAGTTCTAGGGAGGTTTTAAATGATAATTTACGCCACGGAAACCTTATTTAGTTAGGATGAGAAATTCCATTGATGAGAACGGACATTCTTGTGTTCTTAGCTTATAAATATGCCAAAGACGGTAAAAAGGACGCTATTTGCAGGGAAATGACGGACAGGAGGTTTGTGATTGTCTCGAGCAAAAAGACAACTGACCTGCTTCTTTACCTTATCTCCAAGAACATTGGGTTGAACGCTATGATGTACGTTGTGGACTCGAACACCCATGTCTCCTTTTCTAACGTTAACGACCTAAACGCATTAATAAAGGAGATCTCAATGACCTTGTATGATGACGATAATAAAACGTTTTTACAGAGCGTTGAAGACGACGGATCGTTCTTCTTTATGACAGAGAGAAAGGGGATATACGTACTCAAAAGGCTTGAGTCGGACGAGTTCTATAAGATGTGTACCGGGGAGGAGAAGGGAGGATCCCATCCCCATGTGTAGTGTTTTTCATGATCGTGGACATTCAACATGTTGGGATTAGGGGATATGAAAGAGATTTAGGGTTGGATCTGGTTCTTCTTAACCCGTCATACAGGCTAGGTTGTCAGTGCTGTGTGGACGGTTTCTATCAACAGTATCTTTGGTCGAGGGGAAGGAAGGGATACATACAGCTGGGTATTTACAATCCCAGGTGCAGGGTTCCAGTAGAGGTGGAACTGGAGAGGCAGATCAGGAAGGGGATTGTTGGCGTGGTGTTGAACCCTGCAAACCACGGGTACTCCTTGAGGGAGGCCAAGAGGACAGTGGAGTACGTCAACAGGAAGAGGCTCAACCTCTACCTTTACACTAGGACGCTGTCACTTGAAGAACTTGAGGAATTGAATGACGGGCTTGACGTGAAGCTGGTGATCCTGGATCCTAGGGAAGAGATATCTCCGCTCTCTAGAGAGAGTAACGTTTACTTCAATGTCAAGGATTACTCGGGGGATTTACCAAGTAAGAGGGCAATACTAGCCACGTTTTACCCCTATGAGAGTGAGAAGGTGGCCAGGGAATTACTCTCAAGGTTTAGCTGGACTTTTGATAACTTGCTTGAACTGGTAAGTACATGAACTGGTAACTCACATGATGACAAGTTTTTCCGTCAAAGTAAGAGTAACTGAGCTCCGCCTTCAATTAGATCTTTAGTCTAACACGAGAAGAACTGGTGAGACGTTTCTCAATGAGCGACTTACTCATCGAGAAGTCCCACTGGGAGATACTGACGTAAGTGCACGCCCCTAGATCTTGAGCTGAACCTCCCTAGCCCTCCTTAGTTCTTCCATCATCTTCACAATGTCTGGGAAAGGAGTCAGTGCTTCAAGATGCTTCCTTCCATCTGATACTATCTTCACGGCCTGGGGATATATCTCGTTCAACCTCCTCAGCGCGAACGTCTTATCTGTGACAAGACTTAGGCCAAAGTTGATATGTCTGGCCTCATCCTCTATTATGTGCTTTATTCCCTGAGTGAACCGCG from Metallosphaera sedula DSM 5348 harbors:
- a CDS encoding cyclase family protein, which encodes MSPKKIYDLSVTLQPYMPIWPTNPMVEIKPVGIMSRDGYNVETISFATHTGTHIDAPYHFDEYGVTVDKIDLHVLVNKGYCISPKTKGKEITAEALKEVWKPEYDGKTILIRTGWDKKRAFTKEFLYDFPGLSLDGAEFIISHGVKLVGIDTLGIEPYDHTDFRVHKKLLSSGIVVIEDLANLDQLEPGKEYLIVALPIKVGRGSGAMARVIAMEE
- a CDS encoding type 1 glutamine amidotransferase, yielding MMFLVIQNYPIEGLGTLKQVLDSKGIRTLTVSAEDLTGKEEFEGLIVLGGPMGVYEMEKYPHLRREVDLIQKAIAEDKRVLGICLGAQLLSYALGGKVVKGAFGPELGIGKVKFMGKLANLGEVEVFQWHGDTFSLPEGSELLAYSEKYFQAFSFSHALGLQFHVEVDGKMVEEWIREYGGNQDWVKEVEIRQNSLLRIASYLVEWWLR
- a CDS encoding peroxiredoxin — its product is MKLKVGDQAPDFEGVSERGDKVRLSDFRGKYVVLYFYPKDDTPGCRAEALSFKENWDEILKRGAVVLGVSGDSPESHVRFKEKYGLPFTLISDEGDKIRELYGAKGLLIPGRVTFVIDPEGKIRLIYSSQMNPTSHVKEALKVIPPVPTT
- a CDS encoding APC family permease, yielding MSKKELAKGSVSYREVVAQGVGGAAPAMASLVTLTGAAAYAYGSFPLAVLLATVAVLLDATRLSITSRYVQSARGIYAFISEGLGKKVGYFVGWAYVLYALTALVFIYLSIGVFLPGALQVLGINTPGWIWAPLVVAVALFGGILSYLGIRPSLKFTLTMSILEIAFILGTSLLIFTKVSPDPATFTLKYAPPPSAFNVGVGMAFVFLAFAGYETTSVLGEEAVDPKNTITKGVFTSALLVGITYLMASEAFTVGWGVNDMSSFFSQLVPGIVLGMRYGGFVLAVILTILLINSGLTDSVTFFNTVSRVVYAMARDGVLDKRLEGIHDNNRTPHVAILFSLAFSLLYTLIFSAAIGPANVFLSVGITTTFGFLIAIFTANISLLFILRRFSALNVWNVLLTVIINAILGFVIFANIVTTAVNSFVLIGVATFAGWMIIGAIYYWLRKVRV
- a CDS encoding OsmC family protein, with the protein product MRINNIDQDALQTLRERGSREGSIPMERHIEGEFRLEGSPMFVAEMKTETTKVIVTADEPKILGGQGVHGTPLSYVLFGVMACFASTLALEASQAGIVMERLNVRGHIYYDLAPVVTDKEGPIIKKLVLEVISDKDLSKVLERAERKCPALFLVKNPIPVEVRQTGGTR
- a CDS encoding AbrB/MazE/SpoVT family DNA-binding domain-containing protein, which gives rise to MTLRVEVGKKGYMIIPKNVRDLLGINEGDFLELRVENGKIVLEKERKVDLEEVERKFEEHERRIAYARRASLGDLKGVVLEEEFDD